A genomic region of Cannabis sativa cultivar Pink pepper isolate KNU-18-1 chromosome 1, ASM2916894v1, whole genome shotgun sequence contains the following coding sequences:
- the LOC115705397 gene encoding uricase-2 isozyme 1 isoform X2, producing the protein MANQIDGFNFEQRHGKARVRVARVWRNIDGRQSIVEWNVSISLLSNCSASYVNDDNSDIVATDTMKNTVYAKAKECTEQLSVENFAIELGKHFTSYYRQVHAAIVKIVEKPWERISVDGQPHEHGFKLGSERHTTEVVVQKSGMLKLTSGVEGLAVLKTTKSGFEGFIRDKYTILPETRERILATEVTGTWRYSYESVSSIPQNLLYFTQRYMDVKKVLTDTFFGPPKEGVYSPSVQSTLFQMAKTVLNRIPDVTSVQLKMPNLHFLPVNLSNKNNSIVKFEDDVYLPTDEPHGSIEASLSRYWSKL; encoded by the exons ATGGCCAACCAGATTGACGGCTTCAACTTCGAGCAGAGGCACGGCAAAGCCAGGGTCAGAGTCGCCAGAGTATGGAGGAACATAGACGGACGCCAATCCATCGTCGAATGGAACGTCAGCATTAGCCTCCTCTCCAATTGCTCCGCCTCCTATGTTAACGACGACAACTCCGATATCGTCGCCACTGATACCATGAAGAACACC GTGTATGCAAAAGCTAAGGAATGTACAGAGCAACTCTCAGTGGAGAACTTTGCAATTGAACTGGGTAAACACTTCACATCATATTACCGGCAG GTACATGCTGCCATCGTTAAGATAGTTGAAAAGCCTTGGGAGCGTATCTCTGTAGATGGTCAACCCCATGAACATG GTTTTAAGCTTGGGTCTGAGAGGCATACAACAGAGGTAGTAGTGCAGAAGTCTGGCATGCTAAAGTTGACATCTGGAGTTGAAGGTTTGGCTGTACTTAAGACAACAAAG TCTGGTTTTGAGGGATTCATCAGGGATAAATACACAATTCTTCCCGAAACACGAGAAAGGATACTAGCAACAGAGGTAACTGGAACGTGGAG GTACTCATATGAATCTGTCTCCAGCATTCCTCAGAATCTACTGTACTTTACTCAGAGATACATGGACGTGAAAAAAGTATTGACTGACACTTTTTTTGGTCCTCCAAAAGAGGGAGTCTATAGCCCATCTGTTCAGAGCACTCTTTTTCAAATGGCAAAGACTGTTCTTAACAG GATTCCTGACGTAACGTCCGTGCAACTCAAAATGCCGAATCTTCATTTCTTACCTGTTAACCTGTCGAACAAGAATAACAGTATAGTGAAG
- the LOC115705397 gene encoding uricase-2 isozyme 1 isoform X1, producing MANQIDGFNFEQRHGKARVRVARVWRNIDGRQSIVEWNVSISLLSNCSASYVNDDNSDIVATDTMKNTVYAKAKECTEQLSVENFAIELGKHFTSYYRQVHAAIVKIVEKPWERISVDGQPHEHGFKLGSERHTTEVVVQKSGMLKLTSGVEGLAVLKTTKSGFEGFIRDKYTILPETRERILATEVTGTWRYSYESVSSIPQNLLYFTQRYMDVKKVLTDTFFGPPKEGVYSPSVQSTLFQMAKTVLNRIPDVTSVQLKMPNLHFLPVNLSNKNNSIVKVGFFLLLIICANLSGRITYRYLKIIYAIFHK from the exons ATGGCCAACCAGATTGACGGCTTCAACTTCGAGCAGAGGCACGGCAAAGCCAGGGTCAGAGTCGCCAGAGTATGGAGGAACATAGACGGACGCCAATCCATCGTCGAATGGAACGTCAGCATTAGCCTCCTCTCCAATTGCTCCGCCTCCTATGTTAACGACGACAACTCCGATATCGTCGCCACTGATACCATGAAGAACACC GTGTATGCAAAAGCTAAGGAATGTACAGAGCAACTCTCAGTGGAGAACTTTGCAATTGAACTGGGTAAACACTTCACATCATATTACCGGCAG GTACATGCTGCCATCGTTAAGATAGTTGAAAAGCCTTGGGAGCGTATCTCTGTAGATGGTCAACCCCATGAACATG GTTTTAAGCTTGGGTCTGAGAGGCATACAACAGAGGTAGTAGTGCAGAAGTCTGGCATGCTAAAGTTGACATCTGGAGTTGAAGGTTTGGCTGTACTTAAGACAACAAAG TCTGGTTTTGAGGGATTCATCAGGGATAAATACACAATTCTTCCCGAAACACGAGAAAGGATACTAGCAACAGAGGTAACTGGAACGTGGAG GTACTCATATGAATCTGTCTCCAGCATTCCTCAGAATCTACTGTACTTTACTCAGAGATACATGGACGTGAAAAAAGTATTGACTGACACTTTTTTTGGTCCTCCAAAAGAGGGAGTCTATAGCCCATCTGTTCAGAGCACTCTTTTTCAAATGGCAAAGACTGTTCTTAACAG GATTCCTGACGTAACGTCCGTGCAACTCAAAATGCCGAATCTTCATTTCTTACCTGTTAACCTGTCGAACAAGAATAACAGTATAGTGAAGGTAGGCTTCTTTTTATTGCTTATAATTTGTGCTAATTTGAGTGGAAGAATAACATACAGGTACTTAAAGATCATCTATGCAATTTTCCATAAATGA